One stretch of Prunus persica cultivar Lovell chromosome G1, Prunus_persica_NCBIv2, whole genome shotgun sequence DNA includes these proteins:
- the LOC18790237 gene encoding uncharacterized protein LOC18790237: MADHPLVLQIHPPLPHLQRSSSTELGSELANSSSTPPPANPMATNPEQFVLQIGQSSRAPPQHEGILNLKVVKPILLHINSLTPSPNPPPPKPENQNHDLPAPSDDQKQQLNATTQSNPAVDKMKINKNQKLSTAGNLANLLPTGTVLAFQALTPSISYNGRCHTFNKYLVALVILACSVICFVSSFTDSLPWEGKVYYGVATSEGLRVLNDDDHEIDKNEDIRQELKKLRVKPKDFIHAFASVFVFLIFAFSSSEVQGCYFPKSRELEYSLVIYLPLVVGLFSSFLFSIFPTKRRGIGCV, from the coding sequence ATGGCTGATCATCCTCTTGTTCTGCAGATACATCCACCACTACCGCACCTTCAGCGCTCCTCGAGCACGGAGCTGGGTTCAGAACTAGCAAATTCATCAtcaacaccaccaccagcaAACCCCATGGCAACAAATCCTGAACAGTTTGTGTTGCAAATTGGACAATCATCAAGAGCGCCACCACAGCATGAAGGTATTTTAAACCTCAAGGTAGTTAAGCCAATTTTGCTACACATAAACTCCTTAACACCATCACcaaacccaccaccaccaaagccagaaaaccaaaaccatgATCTCCCTGCACCATCTGATGATCAGAAACAGCAACTTAATGCTACAACACAGTCAAACCCAGCTGTTGATAAAATGAAGATTAATAAGAACCAAAAATTAAGTACTGCAGGAAACCTTGCAAACCTTTTACCCACTGGCACAGTTCTTGCCTTCCAAGCCCTCACACCTTCTATTTCCTACAACGGCCGATGCCACACGTTCAACAAGTACCTTGTGGCACTTGTCATACTAGCTTGTTCTGTCATATGTTTTGTGTCATCCTTCACTGATAGCCTGCCATGGGAAGGCAAAGTTTATTACGGCGTCGCCACATCCGAGGGTCTTCGTGTTTTGAACGATGACGATCACGAGATTGATAAAAACGAGGACATTCGGCAGGAGTTGAAGAAGTTGCGCGTCAAACCAAAAGACTTTATTCATGCGTTTGCGTCggtgtttgtgttcttgatctTTGCTTTTAGCAGCTCAGAAGTGCAAGGCTGCTACTTTCCTAAATCAAGAGAGTTGGAGTATTCACTCGTCATATATTTACCTTTAGTGGTTGGCCTTTTCTCAAGTTTCTTGTTCTCCATTTTTCCGACTAAACGCAGAGGGATTGGCTGTGTATGA
- the LOC109946734 gene encoding eukaryotic translation initiation factor 3 subunit A-like: MTDQINYRQQQDPSFVCPERLQLWKDEKNEDSEKKMKELWDIFIQAEKRSKELEVELATYIEKLDNEECVTATMTVESTVQLNEIQNLKRRIAELEGKETGIDMEKIAKKKEIQEKYKAEIESLLSDPTIFEMEMDLPTKQPTQPVEEKEEEKKEEEKQQEEREEEKKQDAPTPDVPSRVQRVKNRERKRLQASCYVYEKNKKTKKEAKKDDEELPQFKLISSVCYLLYRNGNCIAVSVSCNAVCYLLYRNGNCIAVSVSCNALTQEASQPDATNPIPDPPKGTSLHDSIPVDLQQSSDEDEGQKKPTKKKLGWGQKKVWQKIPKPDRERIEKRYLSTQLRDIFWAGLNDEKVTNHDLKDIVWDLELSQNVIEAYIHIKEDKIEPMQTESPQYMSTWTWAYMQSFL; this comes from the exons ATGACAGACCAAATCAACTACCGCCAACAACAAGATCCTAGCTTCGTTTGCCCGGAAAGATTACAACTGTGGAaggatgaaaaaaatgaagacagtgagaagaaaatgaaggaattgTGGGATATATTTATCCAAGCAGAAAAGAGATCAAAGGAGCTGGAAGTGGAGTTGGCAACATACATAGAGAAATTAGATAATGAAGAATGTGTGACTGCCACCATGACAGTGGAATCTACAGTTCAGcttaatgaaatacaaaatctgaaaaggaGGATTGCAGAATTGGAAGGCAAGGAAACTGGTATTGACATGGAGAAGATTGCCAAGAAAAAGGAGATTCAAGAAAAGTACAAGGCAGAAATTGAAAGCTTGTTGTCAGACCCAACAATCTTTGAAATGGAGATGGATCTGCCTACAAAACAACCAACACAACCagttgaagagaaagaagaagaaaagaaagaagaagagaagcaacaagaagagagagaagaagagaagaagcaagatGCTCCAACACCTGATGTTCCTTCAAGAGTACAAAGGGtgaagaacagagaaagaaagaggcttCAAGCATCTTGCTATGTGtacgaaaaaaataagaaaacaaaaaaggaggcAAAAAAGGATGATGAAGAACTACCACAATTCAAGCTTATCTCTTCCGTGTGTTATCTGCTTTacagaaatggaaactgcattgcagtttccgtTTCCTGCAATGCAGTGTGTTATCTGCTTTacagaaatggaaactgcattgcagtttccgtTTCCTGCAATGCA TTAACACAAGAGGCATCTCAGCCCGATGCCACAAATCCAATTCCTGACCCCCCTAAAGGAACGAGCCTTCATGATTCAATACCTGTGGATCTACAACAATCaagtgatgaagatgaaggacaaaaaaagccaacaaagaaaaaactaggATGGGGTCAGAAAAAGGTGTGGCAGAAAATTCCAAAGCCGGACAgggaaagaattgaaaaacGCTACTTAAGCACTCAACTTCG TGATATCTTTTGGGCAGGACTCAATGATGAGAAAGTGACAAACCATGATCTCAAAGATATTGTATGGGACCTGGAACTGTCACAAAAC GTTATTGAGGCCTATATCCACATAAAGGAGGATAAAATAGAGCCCATGCAGACAGAGAGTCCACAGTACATGTCCACATGGACTTGG GCTTACATGCAAAGCTTCCTATAG
- the LOC18789006 gene encoding endochitinase EP3, translated as MAQITVPSNIFLTLIIVAAAVAGYVEAQSPSTSDVSVADIVTPEFFNGIIGQADASCAGKNFYSRATFLEALKSYDQFGKIGSIDDSKREIAAFFAHVTHETFHFCYIEEIDGPSKDYCDETNTQYPCKSNKGYYGRGPIQLSWNFNYGPAGESIGFDGLNSPETVANDPIIAFKTALWYWMTHVRPVIGEGFGATIRAINGALECDGGNPDTVQKRVEYFTEYCNQLGIAPGDNLTC; from the exons ATGGCTCAAATCACTGTACCCAGCAACATATTTCTAACCCTTATTATTGTAGCTGCAGCTGTAGCTGGGTATGTGGAGGCTCAAAGCCCGAGCACTAGCGACGTGTCGGTGGCTGATATCGTCACGCCCGAATTCTTCAACGGCATAATTGGCCAGGCCGATGCAAGCTGTGCCGGCAAGAACTTTTATTCCCGAGCTACCTTTCTTGAGGCTCTCAAGTCTTATGATCAGTTCGGTAAGATTGGTTCCATTGATGACTCTAAGCGTGAGATTGCTGCCTTCTTTGCCCATGTCACCCATGAGACTTTTC ATTTCTGCTACATAGAAGAGATAGATGGACCCTCAAAGGACTACTGTGATGAGACCAACACACAATATCCATGCAAGTCAAACAAGGGCTATTACGGGCGTGGACCAATCCAACTATCATGGAACTTCAACTATGGCCCAGCAGGAGAGAGCATTGGCTTTGACGGATTAAACTCTCCTGAAACCGTTGCCAATGACCCTATCATCGCCTTCAAGACGGCATTGTGGTATTGGATGACCCATGTCCGACCGGTCATCGGAGAAGGTTTCGGTGCAACAATACGAGCCATTAATGGTGCCCTTGAATGTGATGGTGGAAACCCTGATACTGTTCAGAAACGTGTTGAGTATTTCACTGAATATTGCAACCAACTTGGTATTGCTCCCGGGGACAATCTCACTTGCTAG